In one window of Gemmatimonadota bacterium DNA:
- a CDS encoding rod shape-determining protein MreC: protein MPPQSDRALLRRDNVLFSLCVILSAAMLLRPELGERVTGAIRATVLRPFLQIQEWSEAGRTSRASFDRLRGERDSAAYAAQFLPSLRAENQRLRALLGLGARVRVPYVAAEVLHQSTPTDGRTLLLSAGARAGVQPFDPVVGAEGLVGVVRVVEAERAIAWTWTHPEFRASAYTVPGGVFGVVGPALQITGSELLLQLRGVAIRDSVPNGTLVVTSGLGGVYPQGIPIGTVIGPGQEETGWERVYVLRPAASPEEASQVLILRAPAERVPEGAFGPDSLP, encoded by the coding sequence ATGCCTCCGCAGTCGGATCGCGCGCTGCTCCGCCGGGACAATGTCCTCTTCTCCCTGTGCGTGATCCTGTCCGCCGCCATGCTGCTCCGCCCCGAGCTGGGGGAGCGGGTGACCGGCGCCATCCGCGCCACGGTGCTCCGGCCCTTCCTGCAGATCCAGGAATGGTCCGAGGCCGGCCGCACCAGCCGCGCCTCCTTTGACCGCCTCCGCGGCGAGCGCGACTCCGCCGCCTACGCCGCCCAGTTCCTGCCGTCCCTCCGGGCCGAAAACCAGCGGCTGCGCGCCCTGCTGGGCCTGGGGGCGCGCGTCCGCGTACCCTACGTGGCCGCCGAGGTGCTGCACCAGTCGACCCCGACGGACGGGCGGACCCTGCTGCTCTCCGCCGGGGCCCGGGCGGGAGTGCAGCCGTTCGACCCGGTGGTCGGGGCGGAGGGGCTGGTGGGCGTGGTGCGCGTCGTCGAGGCGGAGCGGGCGATCGCCTGGACCTGGACCCACCCGGAGTTCCGCGCCAGCGCCTACACCGTGCCCGGGGGCGTCTTCGGCGTGGTCGGGCCCGCGCTGCAGATCACCGGATCGGAGCTCCTGCTGCAGCTGCGCGGCGTCGCGATCCGCGATTCCGTGCCCAACGGGACCCTGGTGGTGACCTCCGGGCTCGGTGGGGTCTACCCCCAGGGCATCCCGATCGGCACCGTGATCGGGCCCGGGCAGGAAGAGACCGGCTGGGAGCGGGTCTACGTGCTGCGGCCCGCGGCCAGCCCCGAGGAGGCCTCGCAGGTGCTCATCCTGCGCGCCCCGGCGGAACGGGTGCCCGAGGGCGCCTTCGGCCCGGACAGCCTGCCGTGA
- the mreD gene encoding rod shape-determining protein MreD, producing MIAIRADRSRLWTVLGLLVLLHFAVRPRLGYPAIAPDFLLLALMLYAIRSRPGAAAVAGFLVGLVGDAVTPARVGAGALAHTLVGYLAAWGRAVFFPDNLFVNGLVIALGVWVRNAVQLLASGPAPGGLRLGLLVYAPLQALTTALMAALVLVVFQRWLDIRLEA from the coding sequence GTGATCGCCATCCGCGCGGACCGGAGCCGGCTGTGGACCGTGCTGGGGCTGCTGGTGCTGCTCCACTTCGCGGTGCGGCCCCGGCTGGGGTATCCGGCCATCGCCCCCGACTTCCTGCTGCTGGCCCTGATGCTCTACGCCATCCGCAGCCGGCCGGGGGCGGCGGCCGTGGCGGGCTTCCTGGTGGGGCTCGTGGGGGACGCCGTGACGCCGGCCCGGGTCGGCGCGGGCGCGCTGGCCCACACCCTGGTGGGCTACCTGGCGGCGTGGGGGCGCGCGGTCTTCTTCCCGGACAACCTCTTCGTCAATGGGCTGGTCATCGCGCTCGGCGTGTGGGTCCGGAACGCGGTGCAGCTGCTGGCGAGCGGCCCGGCCCCGGGCGGCCTTCGCCTGGGCCTGCTGGTGTACGCGCCCCTGCAGGCGCTGACCACCGCACTCATGGCCGCCCTGGTGCTGGTGGTGTTCCAGCGCTGGCTCGACATCCGGCTCGAGGCATGA
- the mrdA gene encoding penicillin-binding protein 2: MNEFHPTRLRERADRARWVLAIAFLVLVGAFFRTQILQFDRYRLRAENNRLRPVPLPPARGTVFDRNGRVIAETVPGFSVALLASSTDSLRRVLGRFRQVVPLDSGATEEVVDRYLAARYQPATVLGNATREQVAALEEHRAVLPGLVIQSEPRRVYPRGKAVAHLIGYVNEVSQGELDAGRYSGARLGSVVGRAGLEQEYDDSLRGVPGMRYIEVDARGRLVREQGAAPPLPSVPGHTLRTTIDLDLQLYVDSIWPPGQAGALIAMTPSGEIRALYSTPAYDPNSFIGGISRAELRRLTTDPTLPLLDRALQVRYPPGSPFKLATAAMALKRGLVDLHTHMPQSCGGGMQFGNRYFKCWNKRGHGSLDLLGAVAQSCDVYFYQLGLRVQLANILSDGVSMGFQDRTHIDLVNEAGPIWPGTTEYYDRRYGPRGWSNSVVLNLAIGQGENTQTLVNMVRFYAALAGDGRSPTPYLVRPDSARSFDLGLTRPQLDGLRKALIAVVEQGTAARSRLKEIAVAGKTGTAQNADKNRDHGWFIGFAPAENPEIVVGAIFEFGRHGSDVAPYVVRTIKRYLLGPDSTGSDRPRRLVLPGDSPGGGPVTPPDSTAGPEPAVPPGTETR, from the coding sequence ATGAACGAGTTCCATCCCACCCGGCTGCGGGAGCGCGCCGACCGGGCGCGCTGGGTGCTGGCCATCGCCTTCCTGGTGCTGGTGGGCGCCTTCTTCCGGACCCAGATCCTCCAGTTCGACCGCTACCGCCTGCGGGCGGAGAACAACCGCCTGCGGCCGGTGCCGCTGCCGCCAGCCCGGGGCACGGTCTTCGACCGCAATGGGCGGGTCATCGCGGAGACGGTCCCCGGCTTCTCCGTGGCGCTGCTCGCCTCGTCCACCGACTCGCTGCGCCGGGTCCTCGGGCGGTTCCGCCAGGTGGTTCCGCTCGATTCCGGCGCCACCGAGGAGGTGGTGGACCGCTACCTCGCCGCCCGCTACCAGCCGGCCACGGTGCTCGGCAACGCCACCCGGGAGCAGGTGGCGGCGCTGGAGGAGCATCGGGCGGTGCTGCCGGGGCTCGTCATCCAGTCGGAACCGCGGCGCGTGTATCCCCGCGGCAAGGCGGTGGCGCACCTGATCGGCTACGTCAACGAGGTGTCGCAGGGCGAGCTCGACGCCGGCCGCTACAGCGGCGCACGGCTCGGGTCGGTGGTGGGACGGGCGGGGCTGGAACAGGAATACGACGACTCGCTCCGCGGCGTGCCCGGGATGCGCTACATCGAGGTCGACGCCCGGGGCCGCCTGGTGCGGGAACAGGGCGCGGCACCGCCGCTGCCCTCGGTGCCCGGCCATACGCTGCGGACCACCATCGACCTCGACCTGCAGCTGTACGTGGACAGCATCTGGCCCCCGGGACAGGCGGGCGCGCTCATCGCGATGACGCCCTCGGGCGAGATCCGGGCGCTCTACTCCACGCCGGCGTACGACCCGAATTCCTTCATCGGCGGCATCTCGCGGGCGGAGCTGCGCCGGCTCACCACCGACCCGACCCTGCCGCTCCTCGACCGGGCGCTGCAGGTGCGCTACCCGCCGGGCTCCCCGTTCAAGCTGGCCACCGCGGCCATGGCACTCAAGCGCGGCCTGGTGGACCTGCACACCCACATGCCGCAGAGCTGCGGCGGCGGGATGCAGTTCGGCAACCGCTACTTCAAGTGCTGGAACAAGCGGGGGCACGGCTCGCTGGACCTGCTGGGCGCGGTGGCCCAGAGCTGTGACGTCTACTTCTACCAGCTGGGGCTCCGCGTCCAGCTCGCCAACATCCTCTCCGACGGCGTGTCGATGGGGTTCCAGGACCGGACCCACATCGACCTGGTCAATGAGGCGGGCCCGATCTGGCCCGGCACCACCGAGTACTACGACCGACGCTACGGCCCGCGGGGCTGGAGCAATTCCGTGGTGCTCAACCTCGCGATCGGGCAGGGGGAGAACACCCAGACGCTGGTGAACATGGTGCGGTTCTACGCCGCGCTGGCCGGGGACGGGCGGTCGCCCACGCCGTACCTGGTCCGGCCCGACAGCGCCCGGTCGTTCGACCTCGGGCTCACGCGGCCGCAGCTCGACGGGCTGCGGAAGGCGCTGATCGCCGTGGTGGAGCAGGGGACCGCGGCCCGCAGCCGGCTCAAGGAAATCGCGGTGGCGGGCAAGACCGGCACGGCGCAGAACGCCGACAAGAACCGCGACCACGGCTGGTTCATCGGGTTTGCGCCCGCCGAGAACCCGGAGATCGTGGTCGGGGCCATCTTCGAGTTCGGCCGCCACGGCAGCGACGTGGCCCCCTACGTGGTGCGCACGATCAAGCGGTACCTGCTCGGCCCCGACAGCACCGGCTCCGACCGGCCGCGGCGCCTGGTGCTCCCCGGGGACTCCCCCGGGGGCGGGCCGGTGACGCCGCCGGATTCCACGGCGGGGCCCGAGCCGGCGGTCCCGCCGGGGACGGAGACCCGCTGA
- the rodA gene encoding rod shape-determining protein RodA produces MPRSMGLDRSLLGAVGALFLFGLVVLYSAGQTDVPSFAAAGAWERQLVWLGGGAVVAAIAFRFSPRLLEWASLPVYVVALLLLLLTLVVGRGAGTAASSKSWIYIGGHAIGQPAEFAKLAVLLMLARHLSGLREAPETMRDLMPATLIAGIPALLVLAQPDLGSALVFAGILFAMLFWAGVHPILLVFLASPIISLLLAFTWFTWVGWMLLLGVALVVWRPYFWEGVALFIANSAMGFIALPIWRKLEPYQQNRLLTFLNPEVDPQKAGYHAIQSKVAIGSGGWLGNGYLEGPQKRLAFLPEQHTDFIFAVVGEELGFLGVLLALMLFFTLFTILVRIARRATDPYSSLMVFGILGLLFTHVFENVGMTVNVMPITGIPLPFFSYGGSFLLSTAVTVGLCLRAAWDARLGGYGDV; encoded by the coding sequence ATGCCACGCAGCATGGGACTCGACCGGTCACTCCTCGGGGCGGTGGGGGCGCTGTTCCTGTTCGGGCTGGTGGTGCTCTACTCGGCCGGGCAGACGGACGTGCCGAGCTTCGCCGCGGCGGGCGCGTGGGAGCGGCAGCTGGTCTGGCTCGGCGGCGGCGCCGTGGTGGCGGCCATCGCCTTCCGGTTCTCCCCGCGCCTGCTCGAATGGGCCTCGCTCCCGGTCTACGTGGTGGCGCTGCTGCTCCTGCTGCTCACCCTGGTGGTGGGGCGGGGGGCCGGCACCGCGGCCAGCAGCAAGAGCTGGATCTACATCGGCGGCCACGCCATCGGACAGCCGGCCGAGTTCGCCAAGCTGGCGGTGCTGCTGATGCTGGCGCGGCACCTCTCGGGGCTCCGGGAGGCGCCGGAGACGATGCGCGACCTCATGCCCGCCACCCTGATCGCCGGGATCCCGGCGCTGCTGGTGCTGGCCCAGCCCGACCTGGGGAGCGCCCTGGTCTTTGCCGGGATCCTGTTCGCCATGCTGTTCTGGGCCGGGGTGCACCCGATCCTGCTCGTCTTCCTGGCCTCGCCGATCATCAGCCTGCTGCTGGCCTTCACCTGGTTCACCTGGGTGGGGTGGATGCTGCTGCTGGGCGTGGCGCTGGTGGTCTGGCGGCCGTACTTCTGGGAAGGGGTGGCGCTGTTCATCGCGAACTCGGCCATGGGGTTCATCGCCCTGCCCATCTGGCGCAAGCTCGAGCCGTACCAGCAGAACCGGCTGCTCACCTTCCTCAATCCCGAGGTGGACCCCCAGAAGGCGGGGTACCACGCCATCCAGTCCAAGGTGGCGATCGGGTCGGGGGGGTGGCTCGGCAACGGGTACCTGGAGGGCCCCCAGAAGCGGCTCGCCTTCCTGCCCGAGCAGCACACCGACTTCATCTTTGCCGTGGTCGGGGAGGAGCTGGGGTTCCTGGGGGTGCTGCTGGCCCTGATGCTGTTCTTCACCCTGTTCACCATCCTGGTCCGGATCGCCCGCCGGGCCACCGACCCCTACAGCAGCCTGATGGTCTTCGGGATCCTGGGGCTGCTGTTCACGCATGTGTTCGAGAACGTGGGGATGACGGTCAATGTGATGCCGATTACCGGCATCCCCCTGCCGTTCTTTTCGTATGGGGGGTCGTTCCTGCTGAGCACGGCGGTGACGGTCGGGCTCTGCCTCCGGGCCGCATGGGACGCGCGGCTCGGAGGCTATGGTGATGTCTGA
- a CDS encoding acetyl-CoA carboxylase carboxyltransferase subunit beta, with the protein MAWFKKERKPRSSVRERLEIPPDAWEKCDACGHIDIREKFERALNVCPECGHHRRFSAEEYIELLTDEGTWRELYANLRSGDPLKFENYPQRLTAAYKKVGGSDAIFTGSARLEGSPLHLGVMNFAFMGGSMGSVVGEKIARLARRSAEKRVPLVLVCTSGGARMQEGVFSLMQMAKTSAAIAQLYALSVPYITVLTNPTTGGVSASFAMQGDAILAEPGAVIGFAGQRVIKQTIGQDLPAGFQTAEFLLEKGQIDEVVPRASLRETTARLLRHMRGQRLREEAAE; encoded by the coding sequence ATGGCATGGTTCAAAAAAGAGCGGAAACCCCGGTCCTCCGTACGGGAGCGCCTCGAGATTCCGCCGGACGCGTGGGAGAAGTGCGACGCGTGCGGGCACATCGATATCCGGGAGAAGTTCGAGCGGGCGCTCAATGTCTGCCCGGAGTGCGGGCATCACCGGCGGTTCTCCGCGGAAGAGTACATCGAGCTCCTGACCGATGAGGGCACCTGGCGGGAGCTCTACGCCAACCTGCGGTCCGGCGACCCCCTCAAGTTCGAGAACTATCCCCAGCGCCTGACGGCGGCCTACAAGAAGGTCGGGGGCTCGGACGCCATCTTCACCGGCTCCGCCCGGCTGGAGGGCAGCCCGCTGCACCTCGGCGTGATGAACTTTGCCTTCATGGGCGGGTCCATGGGCTCGGTGGTGGGCGAGAAGATTGCCCGTCTGGCGCGACGGTCGGCGGAGAAGCGGGTGCCGCTGGTGCTGGTCTGCACCTCGGGCGGGGCGCGCATGCAGGAGGGGGTGTTCTCCCTCATGCAGATGGCCAAGACCTCCGCGGCGATCGCCCAGCTCTACGCCCTCTCCGTGCCGTACATCACCGTCCTCACCAACCCGACCACCGGCGGCGTGTCCGCCTCGTTCGCCATGCAGGGCGACGCCATCCTGGCGGAGCCGGGGGCGGTGATCGGGTTCGCGGGGCAGCGGGTGATCAAGCAGACCATCGGGCAGGACCTCCCCGCGGGCTTCCAGACGGCGGAGTTCCTGCTCGAGAAGGGCCAGATCGACGAGGTGGTGCCGCGCGCCTCGCTGCGCGAGACCACCGCCCGGCTGCTGCGCCACATGCGCGGGCAGCGGCTGCGGGAAGAGGCGGCCGAGTAG
- a CDS encoding YkgJ family cysteine cluster protein, whose product MSRYTALPDPFITELLAIPGFRELTEGFSLCPECERCERSLVYLSPAEQRSARALGLRLYGKGSATRLNRKGCQCPFYLGATGGCGSYADRPLICHLFPLDIIEHEEDETYWWVLFGACEEVARGKLVGRVEEARRLAAEIDRRMPDELRRSFMADADAAVFEPVFYDHPIHYLLPLTPPPG is encoded by the coding sequence ATGTCCCGCTACACCGCCCTGCCCGATCCCTTCATCACCGAGCTGCTCGCGATCCCCGGGTTCCGGGAGCTGACCGAGGGCTTCTCGCTCTGCCCCGAGTGCGAGCGCTGCGAGCGGAGCCTGGTGTACCTCTCCCCCGCCGAGCAGCGGAGCGCCCGGGCGCTGGGGTTGCGGCTCTATGGCAAGGGTTCCGCCACCCGGCTCAACCGGAAGGGGTGCCAGTGCCCCTTCTACCTGGGGGCCACTGGCGGGTGCGGCAGCTACGCCGACCGGCCGCTCATCTGCCACCTCTTTCCCCTCGACATCATCGAGCACGAGGAGGACGAGACCTACTGGTGGGTGCTCTTCGGGGCCTGCGAGGAGGTGGCGCGGGGCAAGCTGGTGGGCCGGGTGGAGGAGGCGCGCCGCCTGGCCGCGGAGATCGACCGCCGCATGCCCGACGAGTTGCGCCGCTCGTTCATGGCCGACGCCGACGCGGCGGTCTTCGAGCCGGTGTTCTACGATCATCCCATCCACTACCTGCTGCCGTTGACGCCGCCGCCGGGCTGA